Proteins encoded together in one Bradyrhizobium sp. PSBB068 window:
- a CDS encoding beta-lactamase family protein produces the protein MNAQTATKHSATQTTPSLPLAKPESIGLSGARLQALSDTFKREVDKGTAPGFTVLVARRGQIGWFDAIGRQSPTAAAPMTHDTIFRIFSMTKPIVSVGIMQLLEDGHFLLNDPVAKFIPEFAETKVGVEHNGKLELVPVQRQMTIQDLLRHTSGLTYDHTGNGPVQELYKQSRLRSRKITNAEHATMLAAMPLVCQPGAEWNYSRSTDILGRIIEVVSGKTLGAFLTERILSPLQMNETAFHTPEANAGRLAEAFANDPWSNEKVQLFNMLEKPAMESGGGGLVSTTMDYARFAQMLLNGGSLDGTRIIGRKTLEFMASDHLGAGVKIQGTLVSPGHSFGLGFAVRMQQGIAPFSGSVGQYFWSGMAGTFFWIDPHEDLIAVFMMQGPGQREYTRSLVRNGVYAAVE, from the coding sequence ATGAACGCTCAAACCGCCACCAAGCACTCCGCCACCCAGACCACCCCGTCCCTCCCGCTCGCCAAACCCGAATCGATCGGACTGTCGGGCGCGCGGCTGCAGGCATTGTCCGACACCTTCAAGCGCGAGGTCGACAAGGGAACCGCGCCCGGCTTCACGGTGCTGGTGGCGCGGCGCGGCCAGATCGGCTGGTTCGACGCGATCGGCCGGCAGAGCCCGACCGCCGCGGCGCCGATGACGCATGACACGATCTTCCGCATCTTCTCGATGACCAAGCCGATCGTCTCGGTCGGTATCATGCAGCTGCTGGAGGACGGCCACTTCCTGCTCAACGACCCCGTCGCGAAATTCATCCCCGAATTCGCCGAGACCAAGGTCGGCGTCGAGCATAACGGCAAGCTCGAGCTGGTCCCCGTGCAGCGGCAGATGACGATCCAGGACCTGCTGCGCCACACCTCCGGCTTGACGTATGACCACACCGGCAACGGCCCGGTGCAGGAGCTCTACAAGCAGTCGCGGCTGCGCAGCCGCAAGATCACCAATGCCGAGCACGCCACCATGCTCGCCGCCATGCCGCTGGTCTGCCAGCCCGGCGCCGAGTGGAACTACAGCCGCTCCACCGACATCCTCGGCCGCATCATCGAAGTCGTCAGCGGCAAGACGCTCGGCGCGTTCCTCACTGAGCGCATCCTCTCACCGCTGCAGATGAACGAGACCGCCTTCCATACCCCGGAAGCCAATGCCGGCCGGCTGGCCGAGGCGTTTGCCAACGATCCCTGGAGCAACGAGAAGGTGCAGCTGTTCAACATGCTGGAGAAGCCGGCGATGGAATCCGGCGGCGGCGGCCTAGTGTCGACCACGATGGACTATGCCCGCTTCGCGCAGATGCTGCTCAATGGCGGATCGCTCGACGGCACCAGGATCATCGGCCGCAAGACGCTCGAATTCATGGCCTCCGATCACCTTGGTGCCGGCGTCAAGATCCAAGGCACGCTGGTGTCGCCGGGCCACAGTTTCGGCCTCGGCTTCGCCGTGCGTATGCAGCAGGGCATCGCGCCGTTCTCCGGCTCGGTCGGCCAGTACTTCTGGAGCGGCATGGCCGGCACGTTCTTCTGGATCGATCCGCACGAAGACCTGATCGCGGTGTTCATGATGCAGGGCCCGGGCCAGCGCGAATACACCCGCTCGCTGGTGCGCAACGGAGTGTATGCGGCTGTGGAGTGA
- a CDS encoding SDR family oxidoreductase, which yields MTLFDMKGKVAVITGSTRGIGRAIAERMAEHGAKVVISSRKADVCEEVAKEINTSYGKGTAVAIAANISSKENLQNLVDESNRAFGKIDVLVCNAASNPYYGPLAGISDDQFRKILDNNIVANNWLISMVVPQMIERKDGSIIIVSSIGGLKGSTILGAYAISKAADMQLARNLACEYGKHNIRVNCIAPGLIKTDFAKALWDNPDNLKASTARSPLLRIGVPDEIAGAAVFMGSRAGDFMTGQTVVIDGGATIS from the coding sequence ATGACCTTGTTCGACATGAAGGGAAAAGTCGCCGTCATCACCGGCTCGACGCGCGGCATCGGACGCGCGATCGCCGAGCGGATGGCCGAGCACGGCGCCAAGGTCGTGATCTCCTCGCGCAAGGCCGATGTCTGCGAAGAGGTGGCCAAGGAGATCAACACCAGCTACGGCAAGGGCACCGCGGTCGCGATCGCAGCCAACATCTCCTCGAAGGAAAACCTGCAGAACCTCGTGGACGAGAGCAACCGTGCCTTCGGCAAGATCGATGTGCTGGTCTGCAACGCGGCATCCAATCCCTACTATGGCCCGCTCGCCGGCATCTCCGACGATCAGTTCCGCAAGATCCTCGACAACAACATCGTCGCCAACAACTGGCTGATCTCGATGGTGGTGCCGCAGATGATTGAGCGCAAGGATGGCTCCATCATCATCGTGTCCTCGATCGGTGGCCTGAAGGGCTCGACCATCCTCGGAGCCTACGCGATCTCGAAGGCCGCCGACATGCAGCTCGCGCGCAACCTCGCCTGCGAGTACGGCAAGCACAATATCCGCGTGAACTGCATCGCGCCGGGCCTGATCAAGACCGACTTCGCCAAGGCGCTGTGGGACAATCCGGACAATCTGAAGGCCTCGACCGCGCGCTCGCCACTGCTGCGCATCGGCGTGCCGGACGAGATCGCGGGCGCCGCCGTGTTCATGGGTTCACGCGCCGGTGACTTCATGACCGGCCAGACCGTGGTGATCGACGGCGGCGCGACGATCAGCTGA
- a CDS encoding histidine phosphatase family protein → MSNPDRPVVTVTRWWWVRHAPVRSDGGNIYGQEDIDCDTGDVEVFEAVAKMLPRDAVWYSSNLKRTHKTAEAIWAAGYPKPASMTQERDFAEQHLGRWQGMNRAALLASQPPGRSWFADVNEPAPGGESFMDLYTRVCRTIVRITAAEAGRNIIAVGHGGVIRAAVGLALGGQPDRGLSFDVDNVSVTRLDHIAGVGLSTWRLPMVNQQPWIADPRHAAMHQPAGPEVRPASKLA, encoded by the coding sequence ATGTCCAATCCAGACAGGCCTGTCGTGACGGTGACGCGCTGGTGGTGGGTCCGCCACGCGCCGGTACGCAGCGACGGCGGCAACATCTACGGGCAGGAGGACATCGACTGCGACACCGGCGATGTCGAAGTGTTCGAGGCGGTCGCCAAGATGCTGCCGCGCGATGCTGTCTGGTATTCGAGCAATCTCAAGCGCACGCACAAGACCGCGGAGGCGATCTGGGCCGCCGGCTATCCGAAGCCGGCCAGCATGACGCAGGAGCGCGACTTCGCCGAGCAGCATCTCGGCCGATGGCAGGGCATGAACCGCGCCGCGCTGCTCGCGAGCCAGCCGCCCGGCAGGAGCTGGTTTGCCGACGTCAATGAGCCCGCGCCGGGCGGCGAGAGTTTCATGGATCTCTACACGCGGGTCTGCCGCACGATCGTGCGGATCACGGCTGCGGAAGCGGGCAGGAACATCATCGCGGTCGGCCATGGCGGCGTGATCCGCGCCGCGGTCGGCCTTGCACTCGGCGGCCAGCCGGATCGCGGATTGTCCTTCGACGTCGATAACGTCTCGGTGACGCGGCTCGATCACATCGCAGGCGTCGGCCTGTCGACCTGGCGGCTGCCGATGGTGAACCAGCAGCCGTGGATTGCCGATCCCCGACACGCCGCGATGCATCAGCCGGCCGGACCGGAAGTCAGGCCGGCGAGCAAGCTTGCGTGA
- a CDS encoding SDR family oxidoreductase: MGRLEGKSVIITGAGSGIGRAASLLFTKEGAKLIAVDRTDGVNETAKLVRDAGGTVEAVTADAGSESDVKAFIEKAVSKYGKLDAIWANAGVSGGLVPLADQTPEHWQEVLRVNLIGPFLAIKHSIPHMTKQGFGSIILTASVAGLKAGASGHPYGASKAGVISLVQTTAYSLSGTGVRVNAVCPGLIETGMTKPVFDRAKERGTQDKIGQLNPLKRPGQPHELAAMGLFLASDEASYVNGQAIPVDGGLTASMPYTGKPI; the protein is encoded by the coding sequence TTGGGCCGCCTCGAAGGCAAATCCGTCATCATCACCGGCGCGGGCAGCGGCATCGGCCGCGCGGCCTCGCTGCTGTTCACCAAGGAAGGCGCCAAGCTGATCGCAGTCGATCGCACCGACGGCGTCAACGAGACCGCCAAGCTGGTGCGCGATGCCGGCGGCACGGTCGAAGCCGTCACTGCGGACGCAGGATCGGAGAGCGACGTGAAGGCGTTCATCGAGAAGGCGGTTTCGAAGTACGGCAAGCTCGATGCGATCTGGGCCAATGCCGGCGTCAGCGGCGGCCTCGTTCCGCTCGCCGACCAGACTCCGGAACATTGGCAGGAGGTGCTGCGCGTCAATCTGATCGGCCCGTTCCTCGCGATCAAGCATTCGATCCCGCACATGACCAAGCAGGGCTTCGGCTCGATCATCCTTACCGCATCGGTTGCGGGCCTGAAGGCCGGCGCCAGCGGACATCCTTACGGCGCAAGCAAGGCCGGCGTCATCAGCCTGGTGCAGACCACCGCCTACTCGCTCTCCGGCACCGGCGTGCGCGTCAACGCGGTGTGCCCGGGCCTGATCGAGACCGGCATGACCAAGCCGGTGTTCGACCGCGCCAAGGAGCGCGGCACCCAGGACAAGATCGGCCAGCTCAATCCGTTGAAGCGCCCCGGCCAGCCGCACGAGCTCGCCGCGATGGGACTGTTTTTGGCGAGCGACGAAGCGTCCTATGTCAACGGCCAGGCCATCCCTGTCGACGGCGGCCTGACGGCGTCGATGCCGTATACGGGCAAGCCGATTTAG
- the argE gene encoding acetylornithine deacetylase: MQNQRPDRIRKLLADLVAFDTVSDRSNLPLIDYIERYLASLGVSGQRIVDDTGQKSSLWVTIGPQDKAGLVLSGHTDVVPVAGQDWTHNPFELVERDGKLYGRGTTDMKGFVAVCLAMVPEMVEVNLKTPIHLAISYDEEVGCVGVRPMLREVARKSVKPLGCFVGEPTRMQVIIGHKGKHGVRATFRGLARHSSIAPDGVNAIEYAADLITEIRRRAALLVVDAERDSLYDVPHSTLLTSIVRGGAALNIVPDQCVVEFECRGIGITESREVTDAIVAWAKAEVEPKMRARYPDCGIDFEEILDYPALDTAADAPIVTLAKQFAGRNDHAKVAFGTEASLFTSMADVPSVVVGPGGIAQAHTPDEFVEMSQLEACGDFVARLIAHCAK, from the coding sequence ATGCAAAATCAACGACCCGACCGTATCCGCAAGCTGTTGGCCGACCTCGTCGCGTTCGACACCGTCAGCGACCGCAGCAATTTGCCACTGATCGATTACATCGAGCGCTATCTCGCTTCGCTCGGCGTCAGCGGCCAGCGAATCGTGGATGACACCGGGCAGAAATCCTCGCTGTGGGTCACGATCGGCCCGCAAGACAAGGCAGGCCTGGTTCTGTCGGGGCACACCGACGTCGTGCCGGTCGCGGGACAGGACTGGACCCACAACCCGTTTGAATTGGTCGAGCGCGACGGAAAGCTGTACGGCCGCGGCACCACCGACATGAAGGGCTTTGTCGCGGTCTGTCTCGCTATGGTGCCGGAGATGGTCGAGGTCAACCTGAAGACGCCGATCCATCTTGCGATCTCCTATGACGAGGAGGTCGGCTGCGTCGGTGTCCGTCCGATGCTGCGCGAGGTCGCGCGCAAGAGCGTGAAGCCGCTCGGCTGCTTCGTCGGCGAGCCGACCCGGATGCAGGTGATCATCGGCCACAAGGGCAAGCACGGCGTGCGCGCCACGTTCCGCGGGCTCGCCCGCCACTCCTCGATCGCGCCCGACGGCGTCAACGCGATCGAGTATGCGGCCGACCTGATCACCGAGATTCGCCGCCGCGCGGCCTTGCTCGTGGTGGATGCCGAGCGAGACAGCCTCTACGACGTCCCGCACTCGACCCTGCTCACCAGCATCGTCCGCGGCGGCGCCGCGCTGAACATCGTTCCCGACCAATGCGTGGTGGAATTCGAATGCCGCGGCATCGGGATCACCGAGTCCAGAGAGGTGACGGACGCGATCGTCGCCTGGGCCAAGGCCGAGGTCGAGCCGAAGATGCGCGCGCGGTACCCGGACTGCGGCATCGATTTCGAGGAAATCCTCGACTATCCCGCGCTCGATACCGCCGCCGACGCCCCGATCGTCACGCTCGCCAAGCAATTCGCCGGTCGCAACGACCACGCCAAGGTCGCGTTCGGCACCGAGGCCAGCCTGTTCACCAGCATGGCGGACGTGCCGTCGGTGGTGGTCGGCCCCGGCGGGATCGCGCAGGCGCATACGCCGGACGAATTCGTCGAAATGTCGCAGCTCGAGGCGTGCGGGGATTTCGTCGCGCGGCTGATCGCGCATTGCGCGAAGTGA
- a CDS encoding DMT family transporter, producing MPLSSNLRGSLFMAAAMATFTANDTITKAVSAELNIGEILLVRGVVAMVLVAALAWYRDALRSFGALLIWPVGLRVIGEIGGTLTYLSAISQIPLANASAIFQALPLVITLGAALVFGEPVGWRRWLAIAAGFIGVLVIVRPGAEGFNQAALLALASVGFCTVRDLATRRIPKDLPTVFITLLTTVTVTTAGAAVLVPLGGWRPPSGQALGLLTFAAVLILIGYQCIIVSLRTGDISAVAPFRYTALLWAMLTGYLTFGHKPDGAMLAGATIIVASGLYAFYRERKRDKLRPAATGPGLPPDGL from the coding sequence TTGCCCCTTTCCTCGAATCTTCGCGGCAGCCTGTTCATGGCTGCTGCCATGGCCACCTTCACGGCCAACGACACCATCACCAAGGCGGTGTCGGCGGAGCTCAACATCGGGGAGATCTTGCTGGTCCGCGGCGTGGTCGCGATGGTGCTGGTCGCGGCACTAGCCTGGTACCGCGACGCCCTGCGCAGTTTCGGCGCGCTGTTGATCTGGCCGGTCGGCTTGCGCGTGATCGGCGAGATCGGCGGCACGCTGACCTATCTGTCGGCGATCTCGCAAATCCCGCTCGCCAACGCCTCGGCGATCTTCCAGGCGCTGCCGCTGGTCATCACGCTGGGCGCTGCGCTGGTGTTCGGCGAGCCGGTCGGCTGGCGGCGCTGGCTGGCGATCGCGGCCGGCTTCATCGGCGTGCTGGTCATCGTCCGGCCCGGCGCGGAAGGCTTCAACCAGGCCGCGCTGCTGGCGCTGGCGTCGGTCGGCTTCTGCACGGTGCGCGATCTCGCCACCCGGCGCATCCCGAAGGACCTGCCGACCGTGTTCATCACGCTGCTGACGACCGTGACGGTGACGACCGCGGGCGCCGCCGTGCTGGTGCCGCTCGGCGGCTGGCGGCCGCCGTCCGGCCAGGCGCTCGGCCTGCTTACATTTGCCGCGGTGCTGATCCTGATCGGCTATCAGTGCATCATCGTGTCGCTGCGCACCGGCGACATCTCGGCGGTGGCGCCGTTCCGCTACACCGCGCTGCTATGGGCGATGCTGACAGGCTATCTCACCTTCGGCCACAAGCCCGACGGCGCGATGCTCGCGGGTGCCACGATCATCGTCGCCTCCGGCCTCTACGCCTTCTACCGCGAGCGCAAGCGCGACAAGCTTCGCCCGGCCGCGACAGGTCCGGGCCTGCCGCCGGATGGGCTGTGA
- a CDS encoding phosphotransferase family protein, translating into MADGVRKDEEFSGTREVEERHRVNEASLDAWMKQHVEGYQGPLKVLQFKGGQSNPTYKLETPGRNYVMRRRPFGKLLPSAHAVDREFRVIAALGKQNFPVAKAYALCTDDAVIGSAFYIMSMEEGRVFWDPTLPSQEPDARRKIFTSKIETLAKLHILDPEKIGLGDFGKPGNYFARQVDRWTKQYRASETQHIPEFEKLAEWLPKTVPEQKRVSVVHGDYRLDNMIFHATEPRVQAVLDWELSTLGDPMADFTYLLMQWTMPGLANADLKALNIPSQDEAAQIYCNVTGMAVPDLNWYFSYNLFRLAGITQGIAGRVRDGTAANAKALESAARTVPLSKASWEYAQKAGAT; encoded by the coding sequence GTGGCGGACGGCGTCAGGAAAGACGAAGAATTTTCCGGAACACGGGAAGTCGAGGAGCGCCATCGCGTCAACGAGGCGAGCCTCGATGCCTGGATGAAGCAACACGTCGAGGGCTATCAGGGCCCGCTCAAGGTCCTGCAGTTCAAGGGCGGCCAGTCCAACCCGACGTACAAGCTCGAAACCCCCGGCCGCAACTACGTGATGCGCCGCCGTCCGTTTGGTAAGCTGTTGCCGTCGGCCCATGCGGTCGATCGAGAGTTCCGCGTGATTGCGGCGCTCGGCAAGCAGAATTTCCCGGTCGCGAAAGCCTATGCGCTGTGCACCGACGATGCGGTGATCGGCTCGGCCTTCTACATCATGTCGATGGAGGAGGGGCGGGTGTTCTGGGATCCGACCTTGCCGAGCCAGGAGCCGGACGCGCGGCGGAAAATCTTCACCAGCAAGATCGAGACGCTGGCGAAGCTGCACATCCTCGATCCGGAAAAGATCGGCCTCGGCGATTTCGGCAAGCCCGGCAACTATTTTGCGCGGCAGGTCGATCGCTGGACCAAGCAGTACCGCGCGTCCGAGACGCAGCACATTCCCGAGTTCGAGAAGCTCGCTGAGTGGCTGCCGAAGACGGTGCCGGAGCAGAAGCGCGTCTCGGTCGTGCATGGCGACTATCGCCTCGACAACATGATCTTCCACGCCACCGAGCCGCGGGTGCAGGCGGTGCTGGACTGGGAATTGTCGACGCTCGGCGATCCCATGGCCGACTTCACCTATCTGTTGATGCAGTGGACCATGCCGGGCCTCGCCAATGCTGACCTCAAGGCATTGAACATCCCGAGCCAGGATGAGGCCGCGCAGATCTATTGCAACGTCACCGGCATGGCCGTGCCGGATCTCAACTGGTATTTCTCGTACAATCTGTTCCGCCTCGCCGGCATCACGCAGGGCATCGCGGGCCGCGTCCGCGACGGCACGGCCGCCAACGCCAAGGCCCTCGAGTCAGCCGCGCGCACCGTGCCGTTGTCGAAGGCGTCATGGGAATACGCGCAGAAGGCCGGCGCAACCTGA
- a CDS encoding acyl-CoA dehydrogenase family protein, with translation MDFTMSARQKEWLERVQAFMKAHVRPAVPIYEKQDAEGPRWKVIPILEDLKKKAKAEGLWNMFMPPSSHEDDEFHGAGLTNLEYALLSEEMGHISWASEVFNCSAPDTGNMEVFIRYGTKEQKRKWLRPLMDGEIRSAFLMTEPAVASSDATNIETRIEKDGDHYVINGRKWWSSGVGDPRCKVAILMGKTDFNAAKHQQQSQILVPLDTPGIKVEKMLPVFGFDDAPHGHAQVLLENVRVPKENILLGEGRGFEIAQGRLGPGRIHHCMRTIGQAEEALEKMVKRLASRTAFGKKIIEHSVWEQRIGEARTDIEMNRLLCLKAADMMDKVGNKTAQAEIAMIKVAAPNMALKIIDQAIQAFGGGGVSDDAGLAKAYAHIRTLRLADGPDEVHNRAIARLEVRKYANTSH, from the coding sequence ATGGATTTCACGATGTCGGCCAGGCAGAAGGAGTGGCTTGAGCGCGTTCAGGCCTTCATGAAAGCGCATGTCCGCCCGGCGGTGCCGATCTACGAGAAGCAGGACGCGGAAGGTCCGCGCTGGAAGGTGATCCCGATCCTCGAGGATCTGAAGAAGAAGGCGAAGGCCGAAGGCCTCTGGAACATGTTCATGCCGCCGTCCTCGCATGAGGACGACGAGTTCCACGGCGCGGGACTGACCAACCTGGAATACGCGCTGCTGTCGGAGGAGATGGGCCACATCTCCTGGGCGTCGGAAGTGTTCAACTGTTCCGCGCCCGATACCGGCAACATGGAAGTGTTTATCCGCTACGGCACCAAGGAGCAGAAGCGCAAATGGCTGCGCCCGCTGATGGACGGCGAGATCCGCTCCGCCTTCCTGATGACCGAGCCCGCGGTGGCTTCGTCTGACGCCACCAACATCGAAACCCGCATCGAGAAGGATGGCGATCACTACGTCATCAACGGCCGCAAATGGTGGTCGTCCGGTGTCGGCGATCCGCGCTGCAAGGTCGCGATCCTGATGGGCAAGACCGATTTCAACGCCGCCAAGCACCAGCAGCAGTCGCAGATCCTGGTGCCGCTCGACACCCCCGGCATCAAGGTCGAGAAGATGCTGCCGGTGTTCGGCTTCGACGATGCGCCGCACGGCCATGCCCAGGTGCTGCTCGAGAACGTCCGCGTGCCGAAGGAGAACATCCTGCTCGGCGAGGGCCGCGGCTTCGAGATCGCGCAGGGCCGTCTCGGCCCGGGCCGTATCCATCACTGCATGCGCACCATCGGCCAGGCCGAGGAAGCGCTGGAGAAGATGGTGAAGCGGCTCGCCTCGCGCACCGCGTTCGGCAAGAAGATCATCGAGCATTCGGTCTGGGAGCAGCGCATCGGCGAGGCCCGCACCGACATCGAGATGAATCGCCTGCTGTGCCTCAAGGCCGCCGACATGATGGACAAGGTCGGCAACAAGACCGCGCAGGCCGAGATCGCGATGATCAAGGTCGCAGCGCCCAATATGGCGCTGAAGATCATCGACCAAGCGATCCAGGCGTTTGGCGGCGGCGGTGTCTCCGACGACGCCGGGCTCGCGAAGGCCTATGCCCACATCCGAACGCTCCGTCTCGCCGACGGTCCGGACGAGGTGCACAACCGCGCCATTGCAAGGCTTGAAGTTCGGAAGTATGCAAACACGTCGCATTGA
- a CDS encoding TetR family transcriptional regulator encodes MASDQTRSAILAAAERLYADRGFGDVTLRDIVAEANVNLAAVNYHFGSKDELIAELFVTRSIQTNRERLNELKAAEEAGGGRAAIEDIMRALVGPTLRGCLGPDREGSTAARFMIRASIESVPPIRRIKNREVDHLRKFAAAMRRAMPGRDDTELYWGLHFALAMAHHTIREKERLLRLSEGKCDLDDVRAIIDRVVTVSVMALTMGDTPSKPAARPVLVHGRLTRQDL; translated from the coding sequence ATGGCCAGCGACCAGACCCGATCCGCCATTCTCGCCGCCGCCGAGCGGCTCTATGCCGACCGCGGCTTCGGCGACGTCACGCTGCGCGACATCGTCGCGGAGGCGAACGTCAACCTCGCGGCGGTGAACTATCATTTCGGCTCCAAGGACGAATTGATCGCGGAGCTGTTCGTCACCCGCAGCATCCAGACCAACCGCGAACGCCTCAACGAACTGAAGGCCGCCGAGGAAGCCGGCGGCGGCCGCGCCGCGATCGAGGACATCATGCGCGCCCTCGTCGGCCCCACTCTGCGCGGCTGCCTCGGGCCCGATCGCGAGGGCTCGACCGCGGCGCGCTTCATGATCCGCGCCTCGATCGAATCCGTGCCGCCGATCCGCCGCATCAAGAACCGCGAGGTCGATCATCTGCGCAAGTTTGCCGCCGCGATGCGCCGCGCGATGCCCGGCCGCGACGACACCGAGCTGTATTGGGGCCTGCACTTCGCGCTGGCGATGGCGCACCACACCATCCGCGAGAAGGAACGCCTGCTGCGGCTGTCGGAAGGCAAATGCGACCTCGACGACGTCCGTGCCATCATCGATCGCGTGGTCACGGTCTCGGTGATGGCACTGACCATGGGCGACACGCCGAGCAAGCCGGCCGCGCGGCCGGTCCTGGTGCACGGCCGGCTCACGCGGCAGGATCTGTGA
- a CDS encoding acid phosphatase codes for MLQIALRCLYALIAMIALAGNPASAQTGAPVDPRLGCDKAGTAPPLDLREPDNIDLFKRRLLAYRCTAYENDIAEVLGKARKWVAARAGEVQRPAIVLDIDETSLLNWPRIYQDDYAYIPSVPGGHCDFVQVGDPCGDLDWQQSARAAAIGPTLALYKLARCIEQAASCTKVDVFFVTGRREQAHNDEMASVWTLRNLQLAGFDGIARDHLYMRDPASTGSVSIHKTAARTEIEDKLGFVIIANVGDQNSDLVGGHAEMTFKVPNPFYFID; via the coding sequence ATGCTGCAAATTGCTCTGCGTTGTCTCTATGCTCTCATTGCGATGATTGCTCTTGCCGGCAACCCGGCTTCAGCCCAGACCGGCGCGCCGGTCGATCCAAGGCTCGGCTGCGACAAGGCCGGCACCGCGCCGCCGCTCGACCTGCGTGAGCCCGACAATATCGATCTCTTCAAGCGGCGGCTCTTGGCCTATCGTTGCACCGCCTATGAGAACGATATCGCCGAGGTGCTCGGCAAGGCGCGGAAATGGGTGGCGGCGCGGGCCGGCGAGGTCCAGCGTCCGGCCATCGTGTTGGATATCGACGAGACCTCGCTGCTCAACTGGCCGCGCATCTACCAGGACGACTACGCCTACATCCCGAGCGTCCCCGGCGGTCACTGCGATTTTGTCCAGGTCGGCGATCCCTGCGGCGACCTCGACTGGCAGCAGAGCGCGCGGGCCGCCGCGATCGGCCCGACACTTGCGCTCTACAAGCTCGCCCGCTGCATCGAGCAGGCTGCCTCATGCACCAAGGTCGATGTGTTCTTCGTCACCGGGCGGCGCGAGCAGGCGCACAACGACGAGATGGCGAGCGTCTGGACGCTGCGCAATCTTCAACTCGCGGGCTTCGACGGCATCGCGCGCGATCATCTCTACATGCGTGATCCGGCTTCGACCGGCTCGGTCAGCATCCACAAGACCGCGGCGCGCACCGAGATCGAGGACAAGCTGGGATTTGTCATCATTGCCAATGTCGGCGACCAGAACAGCGATCTGGTCGGCGGACATGCCGAGATGACCTTCAAGGTGCCCAATCCGTTCTACTTCATTGATTGA
- a CDS encoding RidA family protein — MKREVIRVEPISSWLERWKAPASAVTRAGNMIFVSGLPPFDPATGEIAAGASIERQSELVMEQLRECLEAAGASFDNVMKCNIFCTSAKHFATFNAIYRKYFADDLPARIFVCIPEWTGPFDIEIDCIAMV, encoded by the coding sequence ATGAAACGGGAAGTGATCCGCGTCGAACCGATCTCAAGCTGGCTGGAGCGCTGGAAGGCGCCGGCGTCGGCGGTAACCCGCGCCGGCAACATGATCTTCGTCTCCGGCCTGCCGCCGTTCGATCCCGCGACCGGCGAGATCGCCGCCGGGGCCTCGATCGAGCGGCAGAGCGAGCTCGTCATGGAGCAGCTCCGGGAGTGCCTGGAGGCCGCCGGCGCCTCGTTCGACAATGTGATGAAGTGCAATATCTTCTGCACCTCGGCGAAGCACTTCGCCACCTTCAACGCAATTTACCGCAAATATTTCGCGGATGATCTGCCGGCGCGGATCTTCGTCTGCATTCCGGAATGGACCGGGCCGTTCGATATCGAGATCGACTGCATCGCGATGGTGTGA